The region TCTTCCTCAGCAACCTGTCCTTCCTGGAGGTGTGGTACGTTTCCGTCACGGTGCCCAAGATGCTGGTCAGTCTGGTGGTCCCCGGGTCCCGCCGCATCTCCTTTGCGGGCTGCATGGCTCAGCTGTACTTCTTCCTGGCGCTGGCCTGCACCGAGTGCGCCCTCCTGGGCGTCATGGCCTACGACCGTTACGTGGCCATCTGCAGCCCCCTGCGCTACCCGGCCATCATGAGTCCTGGCCTGTGCAGCCTCCTGGCCGCCGGCTCCTGGCTCTCGGGCTTCACCATCTCTGTGGGGAAGGTCTTCTTCATCGCGCGGCTGGGCTACTGCAGCCCCAACGTCATGAACCACTTCTTCTGCGACGTGTCACCCCTGCTGAACCTGGCGTGCTCCGACGTGGCCCTGGCCGAGCTGATGGACTTCCTCCTGGCGCTGCTCATCCTGCTCGGGCCCCTGCTGCTCACCGTCTCCTCCTACACGGCCATCATCGGCGCCGTCCTGCGTGTCCCCTCCGCCGCCGGCTGGCAcaaggccttctccacctgcGCCGCGCACCTGGCCGTGGTGGTCGTCTTCTACTCCGCCTCCCTCTTCATCTACGCCCGGCCTCGTGCCATCTACTCCTCTGACCCCCACAAGGTGGTGTCCGTGGTCTACACGGTGCTCACGCCCCTGCTCAACCCCATCATCTACTGTTTGCGGAACCGGGAGGTCAAGGAGGCCCTGCACAAGGTGGTGCAGCGGGCAGCCCAGGCCCGGGGCGCCACCTCCTAGGGCACGCTCCCCACACGCCCCGGGACCCCCTCAGACAGACAGGCCCGCCTGCTGCGCCAGGAGGCAGTGCTGGGCGGCCCACGGCTCTGAGAGGGAGGCGCTCTGCAGCATCTACAGGGAGAGATGAGGGGAACAGCGCGCCAGCACTGCGGGGGGGGGCACGTCCATGCTTTGCCCCTTCAGCCAGCACTGTGGGTAGAGCCCACCAGGGGGCCTCGGCCTGGGAGAGCTGGCGCTGACCACCCCATCGCTGCGCCAGGTCCAGGCTCCGAAAGTCCGGCCGCTCAGCTATCGTGGCAGCCACTGTGATGGAACAGATGTCCCCTGAGAGGTGCCTAACGTCAGAAATTATGGGTACGGCCCTCTTTCAAAATGGGCGTACTTTCAAATCAAATGCCTGTGAAGCGATCACTTAAAAGGCAGAGTGAAAACACTGGGCCACTGATCTGTTGTCTCACTAATAAAGCTGGGCCACTGATCTGTCGTCTCACTAATAAAGCGAGCATCGCACGCCGGCCTGTTGCCG is a window of Bos mutus isolate GX-2022 chromosome 26, NWIPB_WYAK_1.1, whole genome shotgun sequence DNA encoding:
- the LOC102279997 gene encoding olfactory receptor 226-like translates to MQAPSAGANRSEVTEFILVGFPGSLGLHACLLALFLLAYLLTVTENLLIIAVVRASPALHKPMYVFLSNLSFLEVWYVSVTVPKMLVSLVVPGSRRISFAGCMAQLYFFLALACTECALLGVMAYDRYVAICSPLRYPAIMSPGLCSLLAAGSWLSGFTISVGKVFFIARLGYCSPNVMNHFFCDVSPLLNLACSDVALAELMDFLLALLILLGPLLLTVSSYTAIIGAVLRVPSAAGWHKAFSTCAAHLAVVVVFYSASLFIYARPRAIYSSDPHKVVSVVYTVLTPLLNPIIYCLRNREVKEALHKVVQRAAQARGATS